The Paenibacillus sp. RC334 nucleotide sequence TGTCCCGCAAATACAGGTAATCCGACGTTGCCCGTAGACTGTCGGGGATAGCGGCTAAATCGGTCTATAGATACATCTGCTGCCCGGAGAGCTTCCAGCTTTCTAGCTGCTCCTTGTGCTTCCTCGGGGCTTTTGAAATACGCCAATATATTTTTTTCACTCATCCCCAAAACTCCCTGTGTGGTATTGAGCGCAACTCCTGTTCAAAAACATAGACAGTTGCGCTTTGCTATATCCTGCTCATTGGCACGGATTTATATTCCCCACGAAGGCTGAACGGAACTAACAACACCGAGTTTAGTATGCTGAAACGGTTGGAAAGTAGCTTGTGAAGATTATAACTTTTGCGGGTGCAAAGCAGCGGCAGGAGCTTTACCTGCCTTGGCTACTCCTGTCTCCCACGCAGCGCGAACTACAGCATCCCGAACCTTAGAGACTACCTGCGGATTAAACACATTGGGTATGATATAAGTTTCACTTAGCTCTTCAGGACTGATCGCATCAGCAATGGCAAGTCCGGCAGCCAGCTTCATTTCTTCATTAATCGTCGTGGCATGGCAATCCAGTGCGCCCCGGAAAATTCCCGGAAAGCACAGTACATTGTTAATCTGATTAGGATAATCAGAGCGGCCCGTAGCCAGAACGCGTACATAAGGCGCTGCTAAAGCCGGATCAATCTCCGGCTTCGGATTCGCCATAGCGAAGACAACGGGATCAACAGCCATGCTCTGAATATCCTTCACACTCAGTAAATCCGGGCCTGACAGACCGATGAACACATCGGCCCCCACAATCACCTCAGATAAACTGCCACTCAAATTGTACGGATTGGTCATGCTCGCATACTCCGTCCAATGTGGATTGCTATATTCCACGCCACGATGAATGGCTCCCTGCCGATCAACGCCAATCAGATTGCGTACACCCGCCTTGAGCAACATCCGAGAGCAAGCCGTACCCGCCGCACCGATACCTGCAAATACGACTTTGACATCCTCTATTTTTTTACCACATACCTTCAATGCATTCACCAGACCTGCTAACACGACGACGGCCGTACCATGCTGATCATCATGAAATACCGGAATGTCCAGCTCCTCTTTTAATCGTCTCTCAATCTCAAAGCAGCGCGGTGAAGAGATATCCTCCAAATTAATACCACCAAAGGCAGGAGCAATCATTTTGACAATTTGAATAATTTCGTCAGGATCCTTCGTATTAAGGCAGATTGGAAATGCATCTACGCCTGCAAATTGTTTGAACAGAACCGCCTTACCTTCCATCACAGGCATAGCCGCCTCTGGTCCGATATCTCCCAATCCTAGCACCGCTGTTCCATCCGATACGACCGCCACTGTATTTTTTTTGATCGTTAATTGATAGGCTTTGGCTGGGTCATTCGCAATTTCCATACAGATTTCAGCTACGCCGGGGGTATAAATCTTGGATAGCTCCTCCATGCTTGCAATCGGCTGCTTCGGTTGGGTCTCCATTTTACCGCCCTCATGTAATTGTCTGATCTCTTCTGTCAAGCTACTCATGCTTCTCTCCATCCTTTCATGTCTGTATATTTTTTCTGTACATTTGTTATAGATATCAGGCTTTTGTATAGACTCATCAGCTCCATAAATTGAGTAACAAGGTTGCTAAAATGACTGTGGCTGCCCCGCCAATGCGTGTTGCTATTTGCGCAAAAGGCATTAGCTCCATACGATTCGATGCAGACAGGATCGCTACATCCCCCGTACCGCCCAATCCGCCACGACAACTGGTCACCAACGCAGCTTCCACCGGGTACATGTTAATCCATTTTCCTGTGAAGTATCCAGCAACAATCAATGCAACCACAACGGATGCGCAGGTTATGGCATAAGGAATCGTAAGAATTCCAATCACACTATCCAAAGGCACATACAAAATACCCAATCCCACCATCAACGGCCATGTCAAGCTTGCCGCAATACATTTGTACAAATGAAAAGCTCCCTGCTCTATCTGGGCCGGCATCGCTTGAATACACTTCATTAAGGCCGCAGCCAGAATCATCAGAATCGGGCCAGGAATATGAAGATACGGCTCCAGCAGTTTACCTACAATAAAGAAAGTACAGGCTAGCAGCAGCCCCCCACCCATCAATGGAAACGAGACAGGTTGTTCCAGACTCACCGAAGATAACTTTTCCCCTTTTTTATCAAGTTTCAACAACTTCCCGTTACCAGAAGTATGAGGATTTTTCTCCGCCATTTTTTTCAAAATACCCGCACCTATGATGGCAACAATATTGCCAATGATTGCGGCCGGGATAAACTGGGATACGAATACCGCTGAATCCTTGCCCAGCACCAATCCATATGAAATGGACAATGGTAGAATCCCTTCTCCAATCCCGCCGGAGATAATCGGAATAATGATGTAAAAAAACGTATGATAGGCGCTGTAGCCAAAAGCCATACCCACCACCATACCTACTGCTACGGCTGCAATGGAGCCTATTATAATGGGGGCAAAAATTTTGACAATTCCGTTCATCAGCATCTTCCGATCCATACCCAGAATACTTCCGGTGACCAGACAAGCGATATAAAAATAAAGAAAATTCGAGGTTTTCATCAGCGTGTGTACAGCACCCATTGCAGATGGAGGAAACATGTTCCAAAATACCATCAACGATGGAACCATGAGTGACAGAATGGCCGGACCGCCAATATGCTTGAGCAGCGGAAGTTTCGCCCCCAGATCACTGAGCAATATGCCTAAAATCATAATGACAGCAAATCCGCCCAGCAGATCGTTCGGAAGTCTCTGTGTAATCGCAGCTGCGTATACAATCAACGCAATCACGACGTAAAGCGGAAGCGGAATAACCCCCACTTTTATCCTGCCCAGCATCCTGATGCCGTCTGCAGGATTTTTACGCCATTTTTGCCACTTTTGAATGACCGGCTGGTTTGTAGCATTTTCCATAAAGCTCCCTCCTTGTAGTGAAGAATGATGACCATGCTTCCATTCTACACTTCGGAAAACGCTTTATTTGGTTTTTAAACTAATCATTCACTTTTGTAATTAAAGTAATCAAAAAGAGGGCTTAAATATAACCGCTCATAATTTCCTCCGCCTGCGGTAAAATTCGATACTGATAAACAGGCCGTCCAATGGTGCCGTATATGGTTTCCATGGCAAGTGCCTCAATTTCCGTCAAAAAAGCAAGATACTTGCGCATAGATACTCTGGATATCCCTGCACTCTCCGCAATATCCTCGGTGGAAAATAACATCGCTTCATGCTGCCGGATACAGTTCCATATCATGGCCAGCGTGGATTTGGTTACTCCTTTGGGTAGCCGGGCCAGCTCTTTGGTCGAGCTTTTATGATAAAGCAGCCGATCCAACTCCTCCTGCGAAAGCAAGCTGCGCTCACGCACGATACTGACGTGCTCCCGATAACCCGTGAGCGCCTCCAGAAAACGGTTAAAGTGAAACGGCTTAATCAAATAATCCACCGCGCCGAAATTCATCGCTTTTTTGATATTGTTCATATCGCTTGCAGCCGAAATCACGATGACATCCACATTCACTCCTGTCTCACGAATAAAAGCCAGCAAATCAAGTCCATTGCTTTCCTGCATATACACATCCAGCAAAATCAGATCAATCGCTTGTTCTTCCAGAAATTCCTTGGCATCTTCCACGGAAGCAGCCCAGCCTCCACATCGAAAGCCCTCTACCTGCTCCGTATATTTGCGGTTAAACTCGGCAACCATCGGATCATCTTCTACAATTAAGACATTAATCATGTTCATCATTCCCCATTATGGTGTATGGAATCTTAATCTGAAAACAGCACCCTTGCTCAGCCGGAATCAGCTTTATGGTTCCTTTTAATCTTTTCACACTTTGCGTTACCAGATAAAGCCCCATTCCCCGTGACTCTCCCTTGGTCGAAAATCCCTTTTCAAATATCGCCTCTACGAGAGGTTCCGGTACACCAGGTCCGTTATCACTTACTACACATGTCAGACAGCCGTTCTTCTGATTTTCCTCATAATAAAGCGTCAAGGTAATCTGCTTGTGCTCCAGAGATTCCATCGCTTCCACGGCATTATCAAACAGATTCCCCAGTATGGTTATCAGTTCATGAATCGTTTGAGTTCGACCGGTTTCAGGCAAATAGCTGCCCGGAGTCAATTCGAAGCTCACACCAACCTCTCTGGCCCGGCTTAATTTCCCCAAAACAAAGCCCGCCATCACCGGGTCCCTAATCTGCCGGGTAATCGAGCCAATCTCCACTTGATGATGCTCAACGGCATCCAAGATGTAATGCTCCAGTTTATCGTACATTCGTAAGTGTACCATCCCCATAATGACATGCAGCTTGTTCATAAATTCGTGAGCCTGTGCACGCAACGCCTCCGTATACAGGGACACTCCTGTCAAACGTTCGGCAAGCTGGTTTACCTCCGTTTTATCCCGAAAAGTTACAATTGCTCCCACAATTCCCCCTTTGACCCGTATCGGAACACTGGTGGTAAGCAAGGTTATTCCCCCCAGCTCCATGTCCTCATCCATTCGTGGAGTGCCTGCCGCCAAAACCTCTTGTAATCGAAAAGCGGACAAATAAGCGTTAATCTCCTGCCCTGAGGACGAGATATCCTCAATTCCCGCTTGTCTGAGCAGACGAATCGCTTCCGCATTCATTAACATAACACGTCCGGATTCATCCACCGCAATGACGCCTTCCTTAATGGACTGCAGCATAGCGTTGCGTTCCTCCAGCAAGCGTGCGATTTCCGGTGGCTCCAGACCAAACAGCATATTTTTGATTTTACGGGCCAGCACAACAGCCCCTCCGGCACCAATTAACATTCCGACGCCAATGGCGATAGCAATAAGGCGGTAATTGCCTCCCTGAGCCCTCAGTACATCTTGCATGGATATACCGACGACGATCGCTCCCAACTGCTTCCCCGTCGAGCTGAATACGGGAGAAAAAGCGCGCATGGACAGGCCCAATGTTCCCTTCGCAACAGATACACTCTCATGACCATGAAGTGCAGTGTATTCATCTCCACCAGCAAAGGCTTTGCCGATCATCCTGGGATCTGGGTGTGTTTTGCGAATACCCTTCATGTCCATAACTACGATAAACTGAACATGATTAGCAGATGAAACCTTCTGCACATACTTCTGCATGGAGGAAGACGAATCAGACTGCTGCAAATGCTCAATAATAAGCGGCGTATGGGAAAGTGTACGTGCGATGGACATCGCTTTTTCCTCCAGTCCCATTTCGGTTTCATGCTCAACTCTCTCGGCAAATAACAAAGTTACAGGCAGGAGCACCAGTGCCATAACCAGACAAACCAGCAGCGTAATCAGCCCTCTGAGCTTGAATAGCGGTTTACCCCGACGCAGCTTAGGCTGTGACTTTTTGATAGAACTCACCCTTTCACGCTTCATGTTAAATCTAAATAGTCCAATATGCTTATACAAAAATGGTTATGTATGTGTTTACGTGAATTTGCATAGTTATAATCTTATACAGCTTCCTTCCACTCTTTCGTATAATAAAAAAGGGAACTACTCCGCAATTGCGGAACAGTTCCCTCCGATTCATGGTTGATGCTCCGCGAGTCTATCCTGGCTTAGTCGCCTCGGAAGGCGCGCTTCACACGGTCAAAAAAGGATTGCTCATTCTCATGTGTCTGCTCACCGCTAAGCGAAGAGAACTGACGCAGCAATTCCTTCTGTTCCTCACTCAGCTTGCTAGGCGTTACCACAACCACCTTAATGTGCTGGTCACCCTGACCTACGCCACGAAGTTTTGGTACACCCTTGCCTTTAAGACGGAAGTATGTTCCTGTTTGTGTACCAGCTGGAACTTTCAGCTTCACTTTCTCGGTCAGCGTCGGAATTTCGACTTCATCTCCCAACGCTGCCTGCGAAAACGTCAGCGGAATTTCACAGTAAATGTCGTCTCCCTCACGCTCAAAGAAGTCATGCGACTTCACACGGAAAACGACATACAGATCACCTGCCGGTCCTCCGTTGACACCGCCTTCGCCTTCACCATTGATACGCATTTGCGCGCCGTCATCCACACCCGCCGGAATGCGGATATGAATTTTACGCTGCTTGCGCACACGACCAGAACCGCTACAAGTGGTGCATTTCTCTTTGATGATTTTTCCAGTACCACCACAGTTAGAGCAGGCCCGACGATTAACCATCCGGCCAAACGGTGTATTCTGCACCACCTCTTCTTGTCCGCTACCGTGGCAGACGGAACAGGTTTGTGGTTGAGTACCCTTTTTGGCTCCGGTACCATGACACGTATCACACGTTTCCGTGCGCTCAATGTTAATGTCGGTTTCCTTGCCGAATACGGCTTCCTTGAATTCGATCGTCATTGTATATTGAAGATCATTACCACGCTGCGGTGCATTCGGGTCACGTCGACCATTGCCGCCACCGCCAAAAAACATATCAAAAATATCGCCAAATCCGCCACCAAAGTCGGCTCCACCACCGAAGCCGCCTCCCATGCCCTGATTCGGGTCTACATGACCGTATTGATCATATCTTGCCCGCTTCTGACCATCACTGAGAACGTCATAAGCCTCTTTCACTTCTTTAAATTTGGTTTCCGCGTCCGCAGCCTTGTTCACGTCCGGATGATACTGACGCGCCAGCTTACGGTAAGCCTTTTTAACATCTTCATCCGAAGCGCCCTTCGCGACGCCCAGCACCTCATAATAATCGCGCTTATCAGCCAATGTTCCACCCCCATGCCTACAACGTGTCTGCACTACATATAAAAGGAAAGTCAAAGGCACGGGATGACCCGGCTTTGACCTTCCCATCATTTCAAGGCAGTACAATCCGTAATATGCTTATTTATTCTGAAAATAACTGATACCCTTCGGCTAATCGTTATTTATCAAGGCAGCTACGCTGCTTCTTTTCATTCAGTATATTATAACGCACCGGTGTACCGTAATGCTACTACCACTACCCGATCCGTAGCTTAGTCTTTCTTCTTGTCTTCGTCAACAACTTCATAGTCCGCGTCAACCACATTATCGCGGCCTTTGCTGTCTGCTGCGCCGTCTTGAGCTTGTTGAGCCTGTGCTTCTTGAGCAGCTTGCTCATACAGCTTCACGGACAACTGCTGAACGATCTCAGTCAGCTCTTCAGTAGCCTTTTTGATGTCTTCCAGGTTGTCAGTTTCCAGCGTTTTTTGCAGATTTTCTTTAGCTGCATTCGCTTTTTCGACTTCGCCTGCATCCGCTTTTTCGCCCAGATCTTTAATCGTTTTGTCTACGGAGTAAATCAGTTGGTCCGCAGAATTTTTCGCTTCTACCAGATCTTTGCGTTTTTTATCTTCTTCCGCATGCAACTCAGCGTCTTTCATCATACGTTCTACTTCCTCGTCGCTCAAGCCGCTGGAGGATGTGATCGTAATTTTTTGGCTCTTGCCTGTACCTTTATCTGTAGCGGATACGTTCACGATACCGTTGGCATCCAGATCAAAAGTAACTTCGATTTGCGGTACACCGCGTGGTGCTGGAGGAATATCTCCCAGTTGGAAACGGCCCAGCGTTTTGTTGCCTGCTGCCATTTCACGTTCACCTTGCAATACGTGGATTTCCACGCTAGGCTGGTTGTCGGCATACGTCGAGAACACCTGCGATTTGCTCGTAGGGATCGTCGTGTTACGCTCGATCATTTTAGTGAATACGCCACCTGCGGTTTCAATACCGAGGGACAATGGAGTTACGTCGAGGAGAACGACGTCTTTCACATCACCTGTCAATACGCCTGCTTGAACTGCGGCACCCAAAGCTACCACTTCATCAGGGTTTACACCTTTATGAGGCTCTTTGCCTGTCAGTTTCTTAATGGCTTCCTGTACAGCCGGAATACGTGTGGAACCGCCGACCAGAACGATTTTATCGATGTCGCTGGCACTCATGCCTGAATCTTTCATCGCTTGACGAGTAGGTCCCAAAGTACGTTCTACCAGACCTTCAGACAATTCCTCAAATTTCGCACGAGTCAGGTTCAACTCCAAATGCTGTGGAACGCCGTCAGCTACCGTAATGAACGGCAGGGAAATCGTCGTTGTCAGTACGCCGGACAGCTCTTTTTTCGCTTTTTCCGCTGCATCTTTCAAACGTTGTACAGCTGCTTTATCTTTGCTCAGGTCGATGCCTTGATCTTTTTTGAACTCAGTTACGAGGTAATCAATAATCACTTGGTCGAAGTCATCGCCGCCCAGCTTGTTGTCGCCGCTTGTCGCTTTAACTTCGAAGAAACCGTCGCCCAGTTCCAGAATGGATACGTCAAATGTACCGCCACCCAGGTCATAAACAAGAATTGTTTGGTCTTCGGATTTTTCCATACCGTATGCCAGTGCAGCTGCTGTTGGCTCGTTGACAATACGCAGCACTTCCAGACCCGCGATTTTACCTGCATCCTTGGTTGCTTGACGTTGGCTGTCATTGAAGTAAGCTGGAACCGTGATAACGGCTTGAGTTACCGTTTGTCCTAGGTAAGCTTCAGCATCGGATTTCAGCTTTTGCAAAATCATAGCAGAAATTTCTTGTGCGGAGTATTCCTTGCCGTCAATGCTTTCTTTATAGTTTGTACCCATGTGACGCTTGATGGACATAATTGTACGATCCGGGTTCGTGATCGCTTGGCGTTTTGCTGTTTCACCTACAGTACGTTCTCCATCCTTTTTGAAACCAACAACCGAAGGGGTTGTGCGTGCGCCTTCCGGATTTGGAATTACAACGGCTTCGCCGCCCTCCATAACAGCCACACAAGAGTTGGTTGTACCTAAGTCAATACCGATTACTTTACTCATCAGACAATTCCTCCTTCTGTATATACGAGGCCCTCAGGCCGAAATTAGTTAAAGCCAATGATGTGTTGCTAATGTATATTAAAAAAGCTACATGCTCACTTTTACCATAGCCGGACGAAGCACCTTGTCCTTCAGCATGTATCCTTTTTGCACCTCTTCAACGACGATGCCTTCCTCATGCTCTTCGCTTTCCACCTGCATAATCGCCTGATGGAAATCAGGGTTAAACGGTTGACCCACCGCATTCATGGCCGTTACTCCCTCAGCCTGAAGCACGCTCTCAAACTGACGGAAGATCATCTCCACACCTTTTGTGAATGACTCAGCCTCTCCTTGCGGTGCTGTTGCCAGCGCACGCTCGAAGTTATCCAGAACAGGTACCAATTCGGTAACCAGCTTCATAGATGCATATTTGGCAAGGTCCTCTTTCTCTTTCAGCGTACGACGACGAAAATTATCGAAATCCGCCTGTGCGCGTAAAAACCGCTGTTGGTGCTCTTCCGCCTCCACGCGAAGCTTAGCCAGCTCTGTATCACTCTCTTGGGCTTCCAGTGCTGCCGCTTCGTTCACCGGCTCTTCCTGCTGGCTCGTCTCAGTGGCTTCCTCTGTGCTTACATTTTGTTGTTTTTCTTCTTGGAACGCTTGTTCTTCCTTCAAAATGTTTCACCTCCTTCAAGTCATAACTACCGTTACATTCATATTTGTATTCAAACTTGTTTGCTGCACTTTATTTCAAGTTGCTGTTACTTTGCAAAAACACGCAGCAATGCACCCGCGCAGGATACATACCATATCCCGGCGCGGAACATGTAGAACCGCAACATGTGCAGTCTTATTCTATTTAAACCGCTGCGTAAGCATTGCGGTCAAATCCTTAGACAGGATACCCAAAATATTAATAACTCTCGCATACTCCATCCGTGTGGGACCCAGTATGCCTATTGTGCCCAACGCTTCGCCATCTACCGCATACGTCGCGGTAATCAGACTGCAATTGGCAAATGCTTCATGATCATTTTCTGTGCCGATACGGACTTGAATTTCAGGCGCTCCGGCGACAGGCGTCATCAGCTTAAGCAGCGTCGGTGTTTCCTCCAGCAGATCGAGAATATGTTTGACCTTTTCAACGTCCTTAAATTCAGGCTGATTTAGCATGTTCGTCGCACCGCTCAAATACAAGCGCTGATCCGATTCATTATCCAGTGCTTTATCCAGCACCTTCATAGCGTCCTCAAAATGAGACACATGCTTCTCCATTTCCTGACCAAGTGCGGTGTAAAGACGTGATTTCAACTGATAAATCGGCACGCCGACCAGCTTGCTGTTCAACAAATTCACGACCTTCTCCATCTCGGAAATCGAAATTCCCGGCGGAATATCCACTGTCTTGTTCTCCACCTGACCGGTATTGGTCACGATAATCGCTACAGCCGTCGTTTCGTTGAGTGGCAATAGCTGAAAATGACGCAATGAAGTATGAAAAACCTCCGGCCCAAGCAGGATGGAAGTATAATTGGTCATATGGGACAAAATACCAGATGCATGCTGGATTACTTGCTCCATTGCATTCAGCTTTTCGGCGTAAAAGGCTTTTAGTTCCCGCGTTTCCATAGGCTTCAGCGTATCCAGTGGTACCAAATGGTCCACATAATAGCGGTAGCCTTTATGAGACGGGATGCGTCCCGCAGAAGTATGGGGTTGCTCCAGATAGCCCTGTTCCTCCAAATCCGACATTTCATTACGGATCGTGGCGGGGCTAAATCCGACATCCTGCCTTTTGGATATGCTGCGGGATCCCACTGGCTCAGCCGAACGAATGTAGTCATCAATAATCGCATTCAAAATGAGTCTCTGACGTTCGGTTAACAAGCGAATCCCCCCTTTTGTTTATCCATAATAGCATGATCGTTCAATGGAATCATTAGCACTCGTTCGCGATGAGTGCTAACTGATAATACAAAAATACCAAACCGACCTGATCATTGTCAAGTCAGATCCGTATTTTCAACTATATAAGCTTCTAGACGGTCAAAAGTTTCTTATCGTGCCACTACGCAGTCGGATAGTGCTTCCCATCGCCACCGCCCCCGGATTTCTTGAATAACCTTATAAGGATAGAAATCCGGGGACAAAAGCGACCGCTTCGCTTGTACAGCACCATTCCGCCTACTCCATTTTGATGTTCATTTTTCAAACTAAGCCTATAAAGCTCTAAAATATATCAATTTAAAAGTAATTATCAATATTACTTGCGTTGAAATAACCTAGTTTCAATTTACTAACTATTTGGTCTTCTGTTAAATTATTTATAACAATTTCTCTTTCGAGATTCTCCAACCAACCAA carries:
- the dnaJ gene encoding molecular chaperone DnaJ; this translates as MADKRDYYEVLGVAKGASDEDVKKAYRKLARQYHPDVNKAADAETKFKEVKEAYDVLSDGQKRARYDQYGHVDPNQGMGGGFGGGADFGGGFGDIFDMFFGGGGNGRRDPNAPQRGNDLQYTMTIEFKEAVFGKETDINIERTETCDTCHGTGAKKGTQPQTCSVCHGSGQEEVVQNTPFGRMVNRRACSNCGGTGKIIKEKCTTCSGSGRVRKQRKIHIRIPAGVDDGAQMRINGEGEGGVNGGPAGDLYVVFRVKSHDFFEREGDDIYCEIPLTFSQAALGDEVEIPTLTEKVKLKVPAGTQTGTYFRLKGKGVPKLRGVGQGDQHIKVVVVTPSKLSEEQKELLRQFSSLSGEQTHENEQSFFDRVKRAFRGD
- the dcuS gene encoding DcuS/MalK family sensor histidine kinase, which translates into the protein MSSIKKSQPKLRRGKPLFKLRGLITLLVCLVMALVLLPVTLLFAERVEHETEMGLEEKAMSIARTLSHTPLIIEHLQQSDSSSSMQKYVQKVSSANHVQFIVVMDMKGIRKTHPDPRMIGKAFAGGDEYTALHGHESVSVAKGTLGLSMRAFSPVFSSTGKQLGAIVVGISMQDVLRAQGGNYRLIAIAIGVGMLIGAGGAVVLARKIKNMLFGLEPPEIARLLEERNAMLQSIKEGVIAVDESGRVMLMNAEAIRLLRQAGIEDISSSGQEINAYLSAFRLQEVLAAGTPRMDEDMELGGITLLTTSVPIRVKGGIVGAIVTFRDKTEVNQLAERLTGVSLYTEALRAQAHEFMNKLHVIMGMVHLRMYDKLEHYILDAVEHHQVEIGSITRQIRDPVMAGFVLGKLSRAREVGVSFELTPGSYLPETGRTQTIHELITILGNLFDNAVEAMESLEHKQITLTLYYEENQKNGCLTCVVSDNGPGVPEPLVEAIFEKGFSTKGESRGMGLYLVTQSVKRLKGTIKLIPAEQGCCFQIKIPYTIMGNDEHD
- the dcuR gene encoding two-component system response regulator DcuR, which translates into the protein MINVLIVEDDPMVAEFNRKYTEQVEGFRCGGWAASVEDAKEFLEEQAIDLILLDVYMQESNGLDLLAFIRETGVNVDVIVISAASDMNNIKKAMNFGAVDYLIKPFHFNRFLEALTGYREHVSIVRERSLLSQEELDRLLYHKSSTKELARLPKGVTKSTLAMIWNCIRQHEAMLFSTEDIAESAGISRVSMRKYLAFLTEIEALAMETIYGTIGRPVYQYRILPQAEEIMSGYI
- the grpE gene encoding nucleotide exchange factor GrpE, with translation MKEEQAFQEEKQQNVSTEEATETSQQEEPVNEAAALEAQESDTELAKLRVEAEEHQQRFLRAQADFDNFRRRTLKEKEDLAKYASMKLVTELVPVLDNFERALATAPQGEAESFTKGVEMIFRQFESVLQAEGVTAMNAVGQPFNPDFHQAIMQVESEEHEEGIVVEEVQKGYMLKDKVLRPAMVKVSM
- a CDS encoding 2-hydroxycarboxylate transporter family protein, which produces MENATNQPVIQKWQKWRKNPADGIRMLGRIKVGVIPLPLYVVIALIVYAAAITQRLPNDLLGGFAVIMILGILLSDLGAKLPLLKHIGGPAILSLMVPSLMVFWNMFPPSAMGAVHTLMKTSNFLYFYIACLVTGSILGMDRKMLMNGIVKIFAPIIIGSIAAVAVGMVVGMAFGYSAYHTFFYIIIPIISGGIGEGILPLSISYGLVLGKDSAVFVSQFIPAAIIGNIVAIIGAGILKKMAEKNPHTSGNGKLLKLDKKGEKLSSVSLEQPVSFPLMGGGLLLACTFFIVGKLLEPYLHIPGPILMILAAALMKCIQAMPAQIEQGAFHLYKCIAASLTWPLMVGLGILYVPLDSVIGILTIPYAITCASVVVALIVAGYFTGKWINMYPVEAALVTSCRGGLGGTGDVAILSASNRMELMPFAQIATRIGGAATVILATLLLNLWS
- a CDS encoding malic enzyme-like NAD(P)-binding protein, producing the protein MSSLTEEIRQLHEGGKMETQPKQPIASMEELSKIYTPGVAEICMEIANDPAKAYQLTIKKNTVAVVSDGTAVLGLGDIGPEAAMPVMEGKAVLFKQFAGVDAFPICLNTKDPDEIIQIVKMIAPAFGGINLEDISSPRCFEIERRLKEELDIPVFHDDQHGTAVVVLAGLVNALKVCGKKIEDVKVVFAGIGAAGTACSRMLLKAGVRNLIGVDRQGAIHRGVEYSNPHWTEYASMTNPYNLSGSLSEVIVGADVFIGLSGPDLLSVKDIQSMAVDPVVFAMANPKPEIDPALAAPYVRVLATGRSDYPNQINNVLCFPGIFRGALDCHATTINEEMKLAAGLAIADAISPEELSETYIIPNVFNPQVVSKVRDAVVRAAWETGVAKAGKAPAAALHPQKL
- the dnaK gene encoding molecular chaperone DnaK, producing MSKVIGIDLGTTNSCVAVMEGGEAVVIPNPEGARTTPSVVGFKKDGERTVGETAKRQAITNPDRTIMSIKRHMGTNYKESIDGKEYSAQEISAMILQKLKSDAEAYLGQTVTQAVITVPAYFNDSQRQATKDAGKIAGLEVLRIVNEPTAAALAYGMEKSEDQTILVYDLGGGTFDVSILELGDGFFEVKATSGDNKLGGDDFDQVIIDYLVTEFKKDQGIDLSKDKAAVQRLKDAAEKAKKELSGVLTTTISLPFITVADGVPQHLELNLTRAKFEELSEGLVERTLGPTRQAMKDSGMSASDIDKIVLVGGSTRIPAVQEAIKKLTGKEPHKGVNPDEVVALGAAVQAGVLTGDVKDVVLLDVTPLSLGIETAGGVFTKMIERNTTIPTSKSQVFSTYADNQPSVEIHVLQGEREMAAGNKTLGRFQLGDIPPAPRGVPQIEVTFDLDANGIVNVSATDKGTGKSQKITITSSSGLSDEEVERMMKDAELHAEEDKKRKDLVEAKNSADQLIYSVDKTIKDLGEKADAGEVEKANAAKENLQKTLETDNLEDIKKATEELTEIVQQLSVKLYEQAAQEAQAQQAQDGAADSKGRDNVVDADYEVVDEDKKKD
- the hrcA gene encoding heat-inducible transcriptional repressor HrcA, encoding MLTERQRLILNAIIDDYIRSAEPVGSRSISKRQDVGFSPATIRNEMSDLEEQGYLEQPHTSAGRIPSHKGYRYYVDHLVPLDTLKPMETRELKAFYAEKLNAMEQVIQHASGILSHMTNYTSILLGPEVFHTSLRHFQLLPLNETTAVAIIVTNTGQVENKTVDIPPGISISEMEKVVNLLNSKLVGVPIYQLKSRLYTALGQEMEKHVSHFEDAMKVLDKALDNESDQRLYLSGATNMLNQPEFKDVEKVKHILDLLEETPTLLKLMTPVAGAPEIQVRIGTENDHEAFANCSLITATYAVDGEALGTIGILGPTRMEYARVINILGILSKDLTAMLTQRFK